The proteins below are encoded in one region of Alistipes communis:
- a CDS encoding type IA DNA topoisomerase, with protein sequence MKTIIAEKPSVAREIARIVGATKREEGYFEGGGYAVTWAFGHLVQLAMPDGYGVRGFVRDNLPIIPDTFTLVPRQVRTEKGYKPDSGVVSQIKVIKRLFDASEQIIVATDAGREGELIFRYLYHYTGSTTPFVRLWISSLTDKAIREGLRKLEDGSKYDNLYLTAKARSESDWLVGINGTQALSIAAGHGTYSVGRVQTPTLAMVCERYWENRRFTPEAFWQLHIATDGCDGEIVKFSSSEKWKEKESAMELYNKVKEAGCATVTKAERKEKTEDTPLLYDLTTLQKEANTKHGFTAEQTLETAQKLYEKKLITYPRTGSRYIPEDVYAEIPKLLAFIGTQPEWKDKVRAKATPTRRSVDDGKVTDHHALLVTGEKPLFLSKEDGILYHMIAGRMVEAFSEKCVKDVTIITTECAGVEFTVKGSVVKQAGWRAVYGEEKEDVILPDLHEGDYLTIKGVSVTEGRTKPKPLHTEATLLSAMETAGKEIEDDALRQAMKDCGIGTPATRASIIETLFKRGYMERCKKSLVPTEKGLALNSVVKTMRIADVAMTGEWERELARIERGEVSADAFHREIEAYTREITSELLSCDKLFGSRDSGCACPKCGTGRMRFYGKVVRCDNAECGLPVFRLKAGRTLSDDEIKDLLTEGHTKLLKGFKSKQGKSFDAVVAFDGEYNMTFVFPEAKKGKKFSGRKK encoded by the coding sequence ATGAAGACAATCATTGCAGAAAAGCCCTCCGTGGCACGTGAAATCGCCCGCATCGTGGGCGCGACAAAAAGAGAGGAAGGATATTTCGAAGGAGGCGGCTATGCCGTGACATGGGCATTCGGACACCTCGTCCAGCTTGCCATGCCCGACGGCTACGGCGTGCGCGGCTTTGTCCGTGACAACCTCCCGATTATCCCCGACACCTTCACGCTCGTCCCCCGTCAGGTCAGGACAGAGAAGGGCTACAAGCCCGACAGCGGCGTGGTGTCGCAGATAAAAGTCATCAAAAGACTGTTCGATGCAAGCGAACAAATCATCGTGGCGACCGATGCCGGACGCGAGGGAGAGCTTATCTTCCGCTACCTCTACCACTACACGGGCAGCACCACTCCTTTCGTGCGCCTGTGGATCAGCTCTCTCACCGACAAGGCTATCCGCGAGGGACTGCGGAAACTCGAAGACGGCAGCAAGTATGACAACCTATACCTCACCGCCAAAGCGCGGAGCGAATCCGACTGGCTCGTGGGCATCAACGGCACGCAGGCACTCTCCATCGCCGCCGGACACGGCACGTATTCCGTCGGACGGGTGCAGACACCCACGCTGGCGATGGTGTGTGAACGCTACTGGGAGAACCGCCGTTTCACGCCCGAAGCCTTCTGGCAGCTCCATATCGCAACGGACGGTTGCGACGGCGAGATCGTGAAATTCTCATCCTCCGAGAAATGGAAGGAGAAAGAGTCGGCGATGGAACTATATAACAAGGTAAAGGAGGCAGGCTGCGCAACAGTAACGAAAGCCGAACGCAAGGAGAAGACGGAGGACACTCCGTTGCTGTACGACCTGACCACCCTCCAGAAGGAAGCCAACACCAAGCACGGTTTCACGGCGGAACAGACGCTTGAAACTGCGCAAAAACTCTACGAGAAGAAACTGATAACCTATCCGAGAACGGGTAGCCGCTACATCCCCGAAGACGTGTACGCCGAAATCCCCAAGCTGCTCGCCTTCATCGGCACGCAGCCAGAATGGAAAGACAAGGTGCGGGCGAAAGCTACACCGACACGCCGCAGCGTGGACGACGGAAAGGTGACGGACCACCATGCCCTGCTCGTCACGGGCGAGAAGCCGCTCTTCCTCTCCAAAGAGGACGGCATCCTCTACCACATGATTGCCGGACGCATGGTCGAGGCATTCTCCGAAAAATGTGTCAAAGACGTGACCATTATCACGACGGAATGTGCCGGAGTGGAGTTCACCGTGAAAGGTAGCGTTGTCAAACAAGCCGGATGGCGTGCCGTCTATGGCGAGGAGAAGGAAGATGTGATATTGCCTGATTTGCATGAAGGCGATTATCTGACGATTAAGGGCGTATCCGTCACAGAAGGAAGAACCAAGCCCAAACCGCTGCATACCGAAGCCACCCTGCTTTCAGCGATGGAAACGGCTGGCAAGGAAATTGAGGACGACGCGCTGCGTCAGGCAATGAAGGACTGCGGCATCGGCACTCCCGCCACACGCGCCTCCATCATCGAAACGCTCTTCAAGCGCGGTTACATGGAACGTTGCAAGAAATCGCTTGTGCCTACCGAAAAAGGTCTTGCCCTCAACTCCGTCGTCAAGACGATGCGCATAGCCGACGTAGCCATGACGGGCGAATGGGAACGGGAGCTTGCCCGCATCGAGCGCGGCGAGGTGTCCGCCGACGCTTTCCACAGGGAGATAGAGGCGTACACACGGGAAATCACTTCCGAACTGCTCTCGTGCGACAAGCTCTTCGGCAGCCGTGATTCCGGCTGTGCCTGTCCCAAGTGTGGCACGGGCAGGATGCGGTTCTACGGGAAGGTCGTCAGATGCGACAACGCCGAGTGCGGTCTGCCCGTGTTCCGGCTGAAAGCGGGACGCACCCTGTCCGACGACGAAATCAAAGACCTGCTCACCGAAGGACATACCAAGTTGCTCAAAGGCTTCAAGAGCAAACAAGGCAAGAGTTTCGATGCCGTCGTAGCCTTTGACGGGGAATATAACATGACTTTCGTGTTCCCGGAGGCTAAAAAGGGCAAGAAATTTTCAGGACGGAAGAAATAG
- a CDS encoding helix-turn-helix domain-containing protein, which produces MKVITMESSVFRSLTEQIAEIAAHVRAVSGDKKAASPDRLLTTREAAHLLNVSTRTLQRMRSEQRIGYVVLRGKCRYRQSEIDRLLDECTVNEDAATPQELKRNHTLRTGGSPKGRRT; this is translated from the coding sequence ATGAAAGTGATAACGATGGAAAGTTCCGTCTTCCGGTCATTGACGGAACAGATAGCAGAGATTGCGGCACACGTCCGTGCCGTCTCCGGCGACAAGAAAGCGGCATCGCCCGACAGGTTGCTCACCACACGCGAAGCGGCGCACCTGCTTAACGTAAGTACCCGCACCCTCCAGCGTATGCGCAGCGAGCAACGCATCGGCTATGTCGTGCTTCGCGGCAAATGCCGCTACCGACAGTCTGAAATAGACCGCCTGCTTGATGAGTGTACCGTCAACGAGGACGCCGCGACACCGCAGGAGCTGAAACGCAACCACACGCTGCGCACTGGAGGCAGCCCCAAAGGAAGGAGGACATAG
- a CDS encoding DUF1896 domain-containing protein, producing the protein MNNKKKNEGQTDFSYYGLYLLDYLRTNKFEQADDTAFIRERADRAAETYERARLEGYPADGAQELAMDTLLRGLHYSRYAILREVVENEFADEVPEEKREAFVLKLLPLVGNVFSVYDLSDDNFALSSDYDLLYTELTGATVLYIGEYGV; encoded by the coding sequence ATGAACAACAAGAAGAAAAACGAGGGTCAGACCGACTTTTCCTATTACGGTCTGTACCTGCTGGACTATCTCCGCACGAACAAGTTTGAACAGGCTGACGACACCGCTTTCATACGGGAACGGGCCGACCGTGCCGCCGAAACGTATGAGAGGGCACGGCTTGAAGGCTATCCCGCCGATGGTGCGCAGGAACTGGCGATGGACACGCTGCTGCGCGGGCTGCATTATTCCCGTTACGCCATCCTCCGCGAAGTCGTGGAAAACGAGTTTGCCGATGAAGTGCCGGAAGAGAAGCGTGAAGCCTTTGTCCTGAAACTGCTGCCGCTTGTCGGCAACGTGTTCTCCGTCTATGACCTCTCGGATGACAATTTCGCCCTGTCTTCCGATTACGACCTGCTCTACACGGAGCTGACGGGGGCAACCGTCCTTTATATCGGGGAATATGGCGTTTAA
- a CDS encoding DUF3945 domain-containing protein — MAKKKDEKDVLVVRDEKTGEISVVAGLNADGTPKRTPAKAENAQSFLQFDRHGDVLDNFFKNFFRQCKEPSRFGFYRIAADQVDSMLGVMKDLLQHPYQNKQILAPHKIDTFPYQQQVMEEQAAQQTEKQEPQKQENMKQQKEQQQDTSEQTQGKRGYRPIDEGKINWQELEDRWGVKRDDLEKSGDLTKMLHYGKSDLVKVKPTFGGESFELDARLSFKKDGEGNVSLVPHFIRKEQKLDEYKEHKFSDDDRKNLCETGNLGRVVDIVDKETSEIIPSYISIDRKTNEITDIPASKVRIPERIGKTEITAQERDMLRAGLPVRDKLIERNDGRKFVTTLQVNVEQRGVEFVPGTGKSPRTAQTQEAKGDTSKSQAQGGENADRTKKEQRRNTWTNEDGSIRPISKWSDVNFTDQQKADYVAGKAVKLENVTDKQGFHATMYIKFNPEKGRPYRYETNPDIGQQVASSNESRTQVAVNNEGKTNEATKNLKEPLQKGQTAPKTARQQQQQDKPKKNNKGMKM, encoded by the coding sequence ATGGCAAAGAAAAAAGACGAAAAGGACGTGCTGGTAGTCCGTGACGAAAAGACGGGCGAGATCAGCGTGGTAGCCGGGCTGAACGCGGACGGCACACCCAAGCGCACCCCCGCGAAAGCGGAGAACGCGCAGAGTTTCCTGCAATTCGACAGACATGGCGACGTGCTGGACAACTTCTTCAAGAACTTCTTCCGACAGTGCAAGGAACCCAGCCGCTTCGGTTTCTACCGCATCGCGGCGGACCAAGTGGATTCCATGCTGGGCGTGATGAAAGACCTGCTCCAGCATCCGTACCAGAACAAACAAATCCTCGCACCGCACAAAATCGACACCTTCCCCTATCAACAGCAGGTGATGGAAGAGCAAGCTGCGCAACAGACAGAGAAACAAGAACCTCAAAAACAGGAGAACATGAAACAACAGAAAGAACAGCAACAGGACACTTCCGAACAGACGCAGGGGAAACGGGGCTACCGGCCCATCGACGAGGGTAAAATCAACTGGCAGGAACTGGAGGACAGATGGGGCGTGAAGCGCGACGACCTTGAAAAGTCCGGCGACCTTACGAAAATGCTCCACTACGGCAAGTCCGACTTGGTGAAGGTCAAGCCCACCTTCGGTGGTGAATCATTCGAGCTGGACGCCCGCCTTTCCTTCAAGAAGGACGGCGAGGGGAATGTCAGCCTCGTGCCGCACTTCATCCGCAAGGAGCAGAAACTGGACGAGTACAAAGAACACAAATTCTCCGACGACGACCGGAAGAACCTGTGCGAGACGGGCAACCTCGGCAGGGTCGTGGACATCGTGGACAAGGAAACGAGCGAGATCATCCCCTCCTACATCAGCATCGACCGCAAGACGAATGAAATCACGGACATTCCGGCGAGCAAGGTGCGCATCCCGGAGCGCATCGGCAAGACGGAAATCACCGCGCAGGAGCGGGACATGCTCCGCGCCGGACTGCCCGTGCGCGACAAGCTCATCGAGCGCAACGACGGCAGGAAGTTCGTCACCACCCTGCAAGTGAACGTGGAGCAGCGCGGCGTGGAGTTCGTGCCGGGAACCGGCAAGTCGCCCCGTACCGCACAGACACAGGAAGCCAAAGGCGACACCTCTAAAAGTCAGGCGCAGGGCGGGGAAAATGCCGACCGGACCAAGAAGGAGCAACGCCGCAACACGTGGACGAACGAGGACGGCAGCATCCGCCCCATCAGCAAATGGAGCGACGTGAACTTCACCGACCAGCAGAAAGCCGACTACGTGGCGGGCAAAGCCGTGAAACTGGAGAACGTGACCGACAAGCAGGGCTTCCATGCCACGATGTATATCAAGTTCAACCCGGAGAAGGGTCGCCCGTACCGCTACGAAACAAATCCCGACATCGGGCAGCAGGTCGCCTCGTCCAACGAGAGCCGCACGCAGGTGGCGGTGAACAACGAGGGCAAGACCAACGAGGCGACAAAGAACCTGAAAGAGCCTTTGCAGAAAGGTCAGACAGCCCCGAAGACCGCCCGCCAGCAACAGCAGCAGGACAAACCGAAGAAAAACAACAAAGGCATGAAAATGTAA
- a CDS encoding N-6 DNA methylase, producing MAFNRKQKLRDNIEAIRTAFILDRENRTATTEERAILQRYCGFGGLKCILNPAKELTDAVRWAKSDLELFAPTVELHRLIRENSKDETEYKRFVDSLKASVLTAFYTPKEITDTIADVLADYSIRPARMLEPSAGVGVFVDSMLRHNPNADVMAFEKDLLTGTILRHLYPGKKMRTCGFEKIERPFNNYFDLAVSNIPFGDITVFDPEFQRSDSFGRRSAQKAIHNYFFLKGLDAVRDGGIVAFITSQGVLNSTKTSVRNELFSKADLVSAIRLPNNLFTDNAGTEVGSDLIVLQKNLSKKEMSQDERLMTVIQTDTKTDLTDNAYFIHHPERIVHTTSKLDTDPYGKPAMVYLHEGKAAGIAGDLHRMLDEDFHYRLAMRLYSGSIRQSGTEEKVTVQKEVERTAIKMETTSSMQAVETPTEKPQPTEEKPEIEPRPKYFDGVQLSLLDLWGMTEEVSQQPKTAKKKKEAKKESPARRVLPKPQVHVTQNVTAVPTATTPKTVTENKEAKTENTAKPADPDDIYATLDWDTNPPINGFYEMMMGLTPERRKELRELARQHNEKQAAAEKTEVKAMSETPREQPRQEETQPEAVAAPAVTDTPSEAVATSLFPDIEAEKPKEEIVDLSPRAYHRTPEMHLREGSLVADRGRHNIGYLKDITPYGATFQPLNLKGYQKEKALLYVSLRDAYERLYRYESLRREANVPWREHLNTCYDEFVMRYGNLNAKQNVKLVMMDAGGRDILSLERVENGKFVKADIFEHPVSFAVESHANVGTPEEALSASLNKFGTVDIDYMRTITDSTAEELLTALQGRIYYNPLVTGYEIKDRFIAGNVIEKAERIEAWMGDNPENERMPEVKQALEALKEAEPPRIAFEDLDFNFGERWIPTGVYAAYMSRLFDTEVKIAYSASMDEFSVACGYRTMKITDEFLVKGYYRNYDGMHLLKHALHNTCPDMMKSIGKDEHGNDIKVRDSEGIQLANAKIDEIRNGFSEWLEEQSPQFKERLVTMYNRKFNCFVRPKYDGSHQTFPDLNLKGLASRGIKSVYPSQMDCVWMLKQNGGGICDHEVGTGKTLIMCIAAHEMKRLNLAHKPMIIGLKANVAEIAATYQAAYPNARILYASEKDFSTANRVRFFNNIKNNDYDCVIMSHDQFGKIPQSPELQQRILQAELDTVEENLEVLRQQGKNVSRAMLKGLEKRKHNLEAKLEKVEHAIKSRTDDVVDFKQMGIDHIFIDESHQFKNLTFNTRHDRVAGLGNSEGSQKALNMLFAIRTIQERTGRDLGATFLSGTTISNSLTELYLLFKYLRPKELERQDIRCFDAWAAIFAKKTTDFEFNVTNNVVQKERFRYFIKVPELAAFYNEITDYRTAEDVGVDRPAKNEILHHIPPTPEQEDFIQKLMQFAKTGDATLLGRLPLSETEEKAKMLIATDYARKMALDMRMIDPHYEDHPDNKASHCAKMIAEYYQKYDAQKGTQFVFSDLGTYQPGDGWNVYSEIKRKLTEDYGIPPSEVRFIQECKTDKARKAVIDAMNAGTVRVLFGSTSMLGTGVNAQKRCVAIHHLDTPWRPSDLQQRDGRGVRAGNEIAKHFAGNNVDVIIYAVEKSLDSYKFNLLHCKQTFISQLKSGAMGARTIDEGAMDEKSGMNFSEYMALLSGNTDLLDKAKLEKRIASLEGERKSFNKGKRDSEFKLESKTGELRNNTAFIDAMTEDWNRFLSVVQTDKEGNRLNIIKVDGVDSADEKVIGKRLQEIAKNATTGGLYTQVGELYGFPIKVVSERILKEGLEFTDNRFVVEGNYKYTYNNGHLAMADPLAAARNFLNAMERIPSIIDQYKAKNEVLEMEIPQLQEIAGKVWKKEDELKQLKSELAALDRKIQLELAPPTPEVAEKENEGQQVKPEAEDVRNRQAQYPENAPPQIRSPADSIVANHVIIGRPGLYAKEETRFKGLKI from the coding sequence ATGGCGTTTAACCGCAAACAGAAACTGCGGGACAACATCGAGGCGATACGGACGGCATTCATCCTTGACAGGGAAAACAGGACAGCGACAACCGAAGAGCGTGCCATACTTCAAAGGTACTGCGGTTTCGGCGGTCTGAAATGTATCCTCAACCCTGCAAAGGAACTGACGGATGCCGTCCGGTGGGCGAAATCCGACCTCGAACTGTTCGCCCCGACGGTGGAGTTGCACAGGCTTATCCGTGAGAACAGCAAGGACGAAACAGAGTACAAGCGGTTTGTGGATTCGCTGAAAGCGTCCGTGCTGACCGCTTTCTACACCCCCAAAGAGATAACCGACACCATCGCGGACGTGCTGGCAGATTACAGCATCCGCCCCGCCCGTATGCTCGAACCGTCGGCGGGTGTTGGCGTGTTCGTGGATTCCATGCTGCGGCACAACCCCAATGCGGATGTGATGGCTTTCGAGAAGGATCTGCTCACGGGTACAATCCTGAGGCATCTCTATCCCGGCAAGAAAATGCGCACCTGCGGTTTTGAGAAAATCGAAAGACCGTTCAACAATTATTTCGACTTGGCGGTGTCCAACATTCCGTTCGGAGACATAACCGTGTTCGACCCTGAGTTTCAGCGGAGCGACTCATTCGGCAGACGCTCCGCCCAGAAAGCCATCCACAACTATTTCTTTCTCAAAGGACTGGATGCCGTGCGTGACGGCGGTATCGTGGCGTTCATCACCTCGCAAGGGGTATTGAACAGCACCAAGACCTCCGTGCGTAACGAGCTGTTCAGTAAGGCTGATCTGGTATCCGCGATACGCCTGCCCAACAACCTGTTCACGGACAACGCGGGGACAGAAGTGGGCAGTGACCTGATTGTCCTGCAAAAGAACCTCAGCAAGAAGGAAATGTCGCAGGACGAGCGGCTGATGACCGTAATACAGACGGACACGAAAACCGACCTGACCGACAACGCCTATTTCATCCACCACCCGGAACGCATCGTGCATACGACGTCGAAACTTGACACCGACCCATACGGGAAGCCCGCTATGGTCTATCTGCACGAGGGCAAGGCAGCAGGCATCGCCGGGGATTTGCACCGTATGCTCGACGAGGATTTCCATTACAGGCTCGCCATGCGTCTGTATTCGGGTTCAATCCGGCAGTCGGGAACGGAAGAAAAAGTTACCGTTCAAAAGGAGGTGGAGCGTACTGCCATAAAGATGGAAACAACATCTTCGATGCAGGCGGTGGAAACTCCGACGGAGAAACCGCAACCCACAGAGGAAAAGCCGGAGATAGAGCCACGTCCGAAATATTTTGACGGTGTGCAGCTATCCTTGCTCGACCTCTGGGGGATGACGGAAGAAGTCAGCCAACAACCGAAAACCGCCAAAAAGAAAAAGGAGGCGAAAAAGGAAAGCCCGGCAAGGCGCGTTCTACCCAAGCCACAGGTGCATGTCACACAAAATGTTACGGCTGTGCCGACGGCTACCACCCCTAAGACTGTAACAGAGAACAAGGAGGCTAAAACGGAGAACACCGCCAAGCCTGCCGACCCGGACGACATCTATGCCACGTTGGACTGGGATACCAATCCTCCCATCAACGGCTTCTATGAAATGATGATGGGTTTGACACCGGAACGCAGGAAAGAACTTCGGGAGCTGGCGAGACAGCATAACGAGAAACAAGCGGCGGCGGAAAAGACGGAAGTGAAAGCTATGTCGGAAACGCCCCGTGAGCAACCTCGACAGGAGGAAACACAGCCGGAGGCAGTCGCAGCACCTGCCGTTACAGATACCCCATCGGAAGCGGTGGCAACCTCCCTTTTCCCCGACATCGAAGCGGAAAAGCCGAAGGAGGAAATCGTGGACCTTTCTCCGCGTGCCTACCACCGCACGCCGGAGATGCACCTGCGCGAAGGGTCGCTGGTGGCTGACCGGGGGCGTCATAACATCGGCTACCTGAAAGACATCACGCCATACGGGGCGACATTCCAGCCGCTCAACCTGAAAGGATACCAGAAGGAAAAGGCGTTGTTGTATGTGTCACTGCGTGACGCCTACGAGCGTCTGTATCGTTATGAATCGCTCCGGCGCGAGGCAAATGTTCCGTGGCGAGAGCATCTGAATACCTGTTACGATGAGTTTGTCATGCGCTACGGCAACCTCAACGCCAAGCAGAACGTGAAGTTAGTGATGATGGATGCGGGCGGGCGCGACATCCTTTCGCTGGAACGGGTGGAGAACGGAAAGTTCGTCAAGGCGGACATCTTCGAGCATCCTGTTTCCTTCGCGGTGGAGAGCCATGCCAACGTAGGCACACCCGAAGAAGCCCTGTCCGCGTCGCTCAACAAGTTCGGCACTGTCGATATTGACTATATGAGAACGATAACCGACAGCACGGCGGAGGAATTGCTCACAGCCCTGCAAGGGCGCATCTATTATAATCCGCTCGTGACCGGTTACGAGATCAAAGACCGCTTCATTGCCGGGAACGTGATAGAGAAGGCGGAACGCATAGAGGCTTGGATGGGCGACAATCCCGAAAATGAGCGTATGCCGGAGGTGAAGCAGGCGTTGGAAGCTCTGAAAGAAGCCGAACCGCCGCGCATCGCCTTCGAGGATCTGGACTTCAATTTCGGGGAACGATGGATTCCGACGGGTGTCTATGCCGCCTACATGAGCCGGCTGTTCGACACGGAGGTGAAAATCGCCTATTCCGCAAGCATGGACGAGTTTTCGGTGGCGTGCGGCTACCGCACCATGAAAATCACGGACGAGTTTCTGGTGAAGGGGTATTACCGGAACTATGACGGTATGCACCTCCTGAAACACGCCCTGCACAACACCTGCCCTGACATGATGAAGTCCATCGGCAAGGACGAGCATGGCAACGACATCAAGGTGCGCGACAGCGAGGGAATACAGCTCGCCAACGCCAAGATTGACGAGATACGAAACGGTTTTTCCGAATGGCTGGAAGAGCAGTCGCCGCAGTTCAAGGAGCGGCTTGTGACGATGTATAACCGCAAGTTCAACTGTTTCGTGCGCCCGAAGTATGACGGCTCGCACCAGACTTTTCCCGACCTCAACCTGAAAGGGCTGGCAAGCCGGGGTATCAAGAGCGTCTATCCCTCACAGATGGATTGCGTCTGGATGTTGAAACAGAACGGCGGCGGAATTTGCGACCACGAGGTGGGAACCGGTAAGACGCTGATAATGTGCATCGCCGCGCATGAGATGAAGCGTCTGAATTTGGCACACAAGCCGATGATTATCGGGCTGAAAGCCAACGTTGCGGAGATTGCAGCCACCTATCAGGCGGCATATCCCAACGCACGTATTCTGTACGCTTCGGAGAAGGACTTTTCGACCGCCAACCGTGTGCGCTTCTTCAATAATATAAAGAACAACGACTACGATTGCGTCATCATGTCGCACGACCAGTTCGGCAAGATACCGCAGTCGCCGGAGTTGCAGCAGCGCATCCTGCAAGCGGAGCTTGACACGGTGGAGGAAAACCTCGAAGTGCTACGGCAGCAGGGAAAGAACGTGTCGCGGGCGATGCTGAAAGGATTGGAGAAGCGCAAGCACAACCTTGAAGCGAAGCTGGAGAAGGTGGAACACGCCATAAAGTCACGCACGGACGACGTGGTGGATTTCAAGCAGATGGGCATCGACCACATCTTCATAGATGAGAGCCACCAGTTCAAAAATCTGACGTTCAACACGCGCCATGACCGTGTGGCGGGACTGGGCAACAGCGAGGGAAGCCAGAAGGCACTGAACATGCTCTTTGCCATACGCACCATACAGGAGCGCACGGGCAGAGACTTGGGAGCGACCTTCCTTTCGGGTACTACCATCAGCAACTCGCTGACGGAGTTGTATCTGCTGTTCAAGTATTTGCGTCCGAAGGAGCTGGAACGGCAGGACATCCGATGTTTCGACGCTTGGGCGGCGATATTCGCCAAGAAGACGACGGATTTTGAATTTAACGTGACGAACAATGTGGTCCAGAAGGAGCGTTTCCGCTACTTCATCAAAGTGCCGGAGCTTGCCGCCTTCTATAATGAAATCACGGACTACCGCACGGCGGAGGATGTGGGCGTTGACCGTCCTGCCAAGAACGAGATACTGCACCATATACCGCCCACGCCGGAACAGGAGGACTTCATACAGAAGCTGATGCAGTTCGCCAAGACTGGCGATGCCACACTTCTGGGCAGGCTGCCGCTTTCGGAAACGGAGGAAAAGGCGAAGATGCTTATCGCCACCGACTACGCCCGCAAGATGGCACTCGACATGCGCATGATAGACCCGCATTATGAAGACCACCCCGATAACAAGGCGAGCCACTGTGCCAAGATGATCGCGGAGTATTACCAAAAATACGACGCGCAGAAAGGCACGCAGTTCGTTTTCTCGGACTTGGGGACATATCAGCCGGGCGACGGGTGGAACGTCTATTCGGAAATCAAGCGCAAACTGACGGAGGACTACGGCATACCGCCAAGCGAGGTGCGCTTCATTCAGGAGTGCAAGACCGACAAGGCGCGGAAGGCGGTGATAGACGCCATGAATGCCGGAACGGTGCGTGTTCTGTTCGGCTCCACCTCCATGCTCGGAACGGGTGTGAACGCACAGAAAAGGTGTGTGGCAATTCATCATCTCGATACGCCGTGGCGACCGTCCGACCTGCAACAGCGTGACGGACGCGGAGTTAGAGCCGGAAACGAAATTGCCAAGCATTTCGCCGGGAACAACGTGGACGTAATCATCTACGCGGTGGAGAAGTCACTGGACAGCTACAAGTTCAACCTCCTGCACTGCAAGCAGACTTTCATAAGCCAGCTCAAAAGCGGTGCGATGGGTGCGCGTACCATCGACGAGGGGGCAATGGACGAAAAATCGGGCATGAATTTCTCGGAATATATGGCGTTGCTATCCGGCAATACCGACCTGTTGGACAAGGCGAAACTGGAAAAGCGGATCGCATCGCTCGAAGGGGAACGCAAGTCGTTTAACAAGGGCAAGCGTGATTCGGAGTTCAAGTTAGAGTCGAAGACGGGCGAGTTGCGTAACAACACGGCTTTCATAGATGCCATGACGGAGGACTGGAACCGCTTCCTTTCGGTGGTGCAGACCGACAAGGAGGGCAACCGCCTTAATATAATAAAGGTGGACGGAGTGGATTCCGCCGATGAGAAGGTCATCGGAAAGCGTTTGCAGGAGATAGCCAAGAATGCCACGACCGGAGGGTTGTACACGCAGGTCGGTGAACTGTACGGTTTTCCGATAAAGGTGGTGAGCGAAAGGATACTCAAAGAGGGATTGGAGTTCACCGACAACCGCTTCGTGGTCGAGGGGAACTACAAGTACACCTACAACAACGGGCATCTGGCGATGGCTGACCCGTTGGCCGCCGCCCGCAACTTCCTCAACGCGATGGAGAGGATACCCTCCATCATCGACCAGTACAAGGCGAAGAACGAGGTGCTGGAGATGGAGATACCGCAGTTACAGGAGATAGCGGGTAAGGTGTGGAAGAAGGAGGACGAGCTGAAGCAGTTGAAATCCGAACTTGCCGCCCTTGACCGAAAAATTCAGCTGGAGCTTGCGCCACCCACGCCCGAAGTCGCAGAAAAGGAGAATGAAGGGCAACAGGTCAAGCCGGAAGCGGAAGATGTGAGGAACAGGCAGGCGCAATATCCCGAAAATGCACCGCCGCAGATACGCAGTCCGGCGGATAGTATCGTTGCCAACCATGTCATAATCGGGCGTCCGGGACTGTATGCCAAGGAGGAAACCCGGTTCAAAGGATTGAAAATATAA
- a CDS encoding helix-turn-helix domain-containing protein — protein sequence MELLTRNNFEGWMQKLMERLDRQDELLLAMKVEERQPSITESIRLFDNQDLCMLLQISKRTLQRYRSVGALPYKTLGKKTYYSEEDVLTFLSNHIKDFKKEDIAFYKARIHNFFHK from the coding sequence ATGGAACTGCTCACACGAAACAACTTCGAGGGCTGGATGCAGAAGCTGATGGAACGGCTCGACCGTCAGGACGAACTGCTGCTGGCGATGAAGGTGGAGGAACGACAGCCCTCCATCACGGAAAGCATCCGCCTTTTCGACAATCAGGACTTGTGTATGCTGCTCCAGATAAGCAAGCGCACCCTGCAACGCTACCGCAGTGTCGGCGCATTGCCCTACAAGACACTGGGCAAGAAAACCTATTACAGCGAGGAAGACGTGCTGACATTCCTTTCCAACCATATCAAGGACTTCAAAAAGGAAGATATAGCCTTCTACAAGGCGCGTATCCATAATTTCTTTCATAAATAA